A single region of the Ficedula albicollis isolate OC2 chromosome 11, FicAlb1.5, whole genome shotgun sequence genome encodes:
- the KLHDC4 gene encoding kelch domain-containing protein 4 isoform X1: MGKKGKRDKKGKGAEKTLAKLEKKVSRRAKKEEEDLEALIAEFQSLDAKKTQVIESSCPPPSPRLNCSLCAHPERDELILFGGEYFNGQKTYLYNDLYIYHIRKNSWAKLDIPNPPPRRCAHQAAVVPTAGGQLWIFGGEFASPNGEQFYHYKDLWVLHLATKTWEQIKAPGGPSGRSGHRMVACKRQLIVFGGFHESARDFIYYNDVHTFNLDSFTWSKLAPAGVGPAPRSGCQMTPTPEGNIIIYGGYSKQRIKKDVDKGTLHTDMFLLKAEGAGKEEDRWSWSRLSPSGVKPPPRSGFSVAAAPNNRCLLFGGVQDEEEEESIQGDFFNDIYFYDMGKNRWFPAQLKGPRSEQRRRRRGRQAEAGAAGGQELQLPPPQGPLEIVKELVAEDGTVMTIKQLIPGAAEDKDRPGSEEEEEEEEEGGAPGQPLEPCPRCSAMVAVKHGVLYVYGGMFEVGDRQVTLSDLHCLDLHRMEQWKVLLEMDPKTQEWLEESESDEEEEDDDVEGAEGGEEEEESSEEESEDEEGEQQHPAVQPGEAQPQYVARTEQHWLRLARSHMGPQAKDKKVLKVAHAMARTFYEDPIQTP; encoded by the exons ATGGGGAAGAAGGGGAAGCGCGACAAGAAGGGGAAAGGCGCGGAGAAGACGCTGGCCAAGCTGGAGAAGAAGGTGTCCCGCAGAGCCAAGAAGGAGGAG GAGGATCTTGAAGCCCTGATAGCAGAATTCCAGAGTTTGGATGCTAAAAAGACCCAAGTAATTGAGTCATCCTGCCCACCTCCCTCACCCAG gctgaactgctccctctgtgctcaCCCCGAGAGAGACGAGCTGATCCTTTTTGGAGGTGAATATTTCAATGGCCAAAAA ACCTACCTGTACAATGACCTGTACATTTACCACATCAGGAAGAACAGCTGGGCCAAACTGGACATCCCCAACCCACCCCCGAGGCGTTGTGCTCACCAG gcagctgtggtgCCCACAGCTGGGGGGCAGCTCTGGATCTTTGGGGGGGAGTTTGCCTCTCCCAACGGGGAGCAGTTCTACCACTACAAAGATCTCTGGGTCCTGCATTTGGCCACCAAGACCTGGGAGCAGATCAA gGCACCAGGAGGGCCCTCAGGACGAAGTGGACATCGGATGGTTGCGTGCAAAAGGCAGCTGATCGTTTTTGGAGGTTTCCATGAGAGTGCAAG agatTTCATCTACTACAATGATGTGCACACCTTCAACCTGGACTCCTTCACCTGGAGCAagctggctcctgcaggggTGGGGCCTGCTCCAAGGTCTGGCTGTCAAATGACTCCCACCCCCGAGGGCAACATCATCATCTATGGAGGCTACTCCAAACAG aggaTCAAGAAAGATGTGGACAAAGGCACCCTGCACACAGATATGTTCCTGCTGAAGGCTGAAGGGGCAGGCAAGGAGGAAG ACAGGTGGAGCTGGAGTCGGCTCAGCCCCTCGGGGGTGAAACCCCCTCCCAGGTCTGGCTTCTcggtggctgctgctcccaacaACCGCTGCCTCCTGTTTGGGGGGGtgcaggatgaggaggaggaggagagcatcCAGGGGGACTTCTTCAATGACATTTACTTCTATGACATGGGGAAGAACCGCTGGTTCCCTGCACAGCTCAAG GGCCCcaggtcagagcagaggaggcGCAGGCGTGGCAGACAGGctgaggcaggggctgctggggggcaggagctgcagctgccacctccCCAGGGGCCCCTGGAGATCGtcaaggagctggtggcagaagATGGCACCGTCATGACCATCAAGCAGCTGATCCCTGGAGCTGCGGAGGACAAGGACAGGCCTGGctcggaggaggaggaggaggaggaggaggaaggtggagCCCCGGGCCAGCCCCTGGAGCCGTGCCCACGCTGCAGTGCCATGGTGGCAGTGAAGCACGGCGTGCTCTACGTCTACGGGGGGATGTTCGAGGTGGGCGACCGGCAGGTGACCCTCAGTGACCTGCACTGCCTCGACCTGCACAGGATGGAGCAGtggaaggtgctgctggagatggatccaa AAACCCAAGAATGGCTGGAGGAATCAGAGTctgatgaagaggaggaggatgatgatgtGGAAggtgcagagggaggggaggaagaagaggagagcTCTGAAGAGGAGAGTGAAGATGAGGAAG gggagcagcagcacccagcagtgcagccaggGGAGGCCCAGCCCCAGTACGTggccaggacagagcagcactggctcAGGCTGGCCCGCAGCCACATGGGCCCCCAGGCCAAGGACAAGAAGGTGCTCAAGGTGGCTCATGCCATGGCCAGGACTTTCTATGAAGATCCCATCCAGAcaccctga
- the KLHDC4 gene encoding kelch domain-containing protein 4 isoform X2, with product MGKKGKRDKKGKGAEKTLAKLEKKVSRRAKKEEEDLEALIAEFQSLDAKKTQVIESSCPPPSPRLNCSLCAHPERDELILFGGEYFNGQKTYLYNDLYIYHIRKNSWAKLDIPNPPPRRCAHQAAVVPTAGGQLWIFGGEFASPNGEQFYHYKDLWVLHLATKTWEQIKAPGGPSGRSGHRMVACKRQLIVFGGFHESARDFIYYNDVHTFNLDSFTWSKLAPAGVGPAPRSGCQMTPTPEGNIIIYGGYSKQRIKKDVDKGTLHTDMFLLKAEGAGKEEDRWSWSRLSPSGVKPPPRSGFSVAAAPNNRCLLFGGVQDEEEEESIQGDFFNDIYFYDMGKNRWFPAQLKGPRSEQRRRRRGRQAEAGAAGGQELQLPPPQGPLEIVKELVAEDGTVMTIKQLIPGAAEDKDRPGSEEEEEEEEEGGAPGQPLEPCPRCSAMVAVKHGVLYVYGGMFEVGDRQVTLSDLHCLDLHRMEQWKVLLEMDPKTQEWLEESESDEEEEDDDVEGAEGGEEEEESSEEESEDEEGTCWKLEYTSCITKCKILHAQSPSMMSETVHSKM from the exons ATGGGGAAGAAGGGGAAGCGCGACAAGAAGGGGAAAGGCGCGGAGAAGACGCTGGCCAAGCTGGAGAAGAAGGTGTCCCGCAGAGCCAAGAAGGAGGAG GAGGATCTTGAAGCCCTGATAGCAGAATTCCAGAGTTTGGATGCTAAAAAGACCCAAGTAATTGAGTCATCCTGCCCACCTCCCTCACCCAG gctgaactgctccctctgtgctcaCCCCGAGAGAGACGAGCTGATCCTTTTTGGAGGTGAATATTTCAATGGCCAAAAA ACCTACCTGTACAATGACCTGTACATTTACCACATCAGGAAGAACAGCTGGGCCAAACTGGACATCCCCAACCCACCCCCGAGGCGTTGTGCTCACCAG gcagctgtggtgCCCACAGCTGGGGGGCAGCTCTGGATCTTTGGGGGGGAGTTTGCCTCTCCCAACGGGGAGCAGTTCTACCACTACAAAGATCTCTGGGTCCTGCATTTGGCCACCAAGACCTGGGAGCAGATCAA gGCACCAGGAGGGCCCTCAGGACGAAGTGGACATCGGATGGTTGCGTGCAAAAGGCAGCTGATCGTTTTTGGAGGTTTCCATGAGAGTGCAAG agatTTCATCTACTACAATGATGTGCACACCTTCAACCTGGACTCCTTCACCTGGAGCAagctggctcctgcaggggTGGGGCCTGCTCCAAGGTCTGGCTGTCAAATGACTCCCACCCCCGAGGGCAACATCATCATCTATGGAGGCTACTCCAAACAG aggaTCAAGAAAGATGTGGACAAAGGCACCCTGCACACAGATATGTTCCTGCTGAAGGCTGAAGGGGCAGGCAAGGAGGAAG ACAGGTGGAGCTGGAGTCGGCTCAGCCCCTCGGGGGTGAAACCCCCTCCCAGGTCTGGCTTCTcggtggctgctgctcccaacaACCGCTGCCTCCTGTTTGGGGGGGtgcaggatgaggaggaggaggagagcatcCAGGGGGACTTCTTCAATGACATTTACTTCTATGACATGGGGAAGAACCGCTGGTTCCCTGCACAGCTCAAG GGCCCcaggtcagagcagaggaggcGCAGGCGTGGCAGACAGGctgaggcaggggctgctggggggcaggagctgcagctgccacctccCCAGGGGCCCCTGGAGATCGtcaaggagctggtggcagaagATGGCACCGTCATGACCATCAAGCAGCTGATCCCTGGAGCTGCGGAGGACAAGGACAGGCCTGGctcggaggaggaggaggaggaggaggaggaaggtggagCCCCGGGCCAGCCCCTGGAGCCGTGCCCACGCTGCAGTGCCATGGTGGCAGTGAAGCACGGCGTGCTCTACGTCTACGGGGGGATGTTCGAGGTGGGCGACCGGCAGGTGACCCTCAGTGACCTGCACTGCCTCGACCTGCACAGGATGGAGCAGtggaaggtgctgctggagatggatccaa AAACCCAAGAATGGCTGGAGGAATCAGAGTctgatgaagaggaggaggatgatgatgtGGAAggtgcagagggaggggaggaagaagaggagagcTCTGAAGAGGAGAGTGAAGATGAGGAAG